ACCGCCTCGGCCGCGACCGGCTCCGACGAGGGCTGGCTCCGCGTCGGCCACCTCTCCCCGGACACCAAGGGCGTCGACGTCGAGCTGACCAGCCTGTCCGGCGGCAAGACGGTGTTCGAGCTCGACGACGTCACGTACGGCCAGGTCAGCCCCTACCAGGAGCTCCCCGTCGGCACCTACGTCCTCTCGATGCGCGCTGCCGACGCCCCCGACTCCACCCCGGTGATCTCGACCGACGTCCAGGTCCAGCAGGGCGACGCGAACACCGTCGTCGCCTACGGCAAGAACGACGACCTGCAGACCAAGGCGTTCACCGACGACCTGCAGCAGCCCGGTGACGGCAAGGCCAAGCTCCGTCTCGTCCAGGCCGCGACCACGGCGAAGGAGGTCGACGTCAGCACGACCGACGGCACCGCCATCGCCGAGGACGCCTCCTTCGGCACGGCCACCCGGTACGCGACGGTCGGCGCCGGCAAGTGGTCGCTCGACGTCTCCGGCAGCGGCCAGCGCGGGACCGCCGAGGTCGACCTCGCCGGCAACACCGTCTCGACGCTCTTCGTCCTCGACGACAGCAAGGGCGACCTGACCGTCGTGCCCGTCACCGACGCGGCCGCCACGGCAACGACCCCGTCCGGTGGGGTCCAGACCGGTGGTGGCGGCGCAGCCGCCGACCGCCCCGTCACCGAGTTCACGCACGCGATCGTCGCGGCGTTCCGCTCGCTGTTCCACTGACCGACGGGCAGCCGACGGGTCGCGTGACCCGTCGGGCCCGGCCTGGAGGCGCGGATCACCGCAGCCCGAGCGCCCACCTGGTGCGCGCCTCCCGTCCGACCGTCCCCGACCACCCCGGAAGAGGTGCCGGCATGACCCGCAGGACCTGGATCCCCATCACCGCCGCAGCGGCGGTCGTCGTCGCCGTCGGCGTCGCCCTCGTCGCCGTCCGTCCGTGGAGCGACGCCGTGCCGCAGGCAGGAGCGACCTCGAGCGTGACCTCGTCGCCCGCCCCGGACGTCGACCGCAGCGCCGCCGAGCTGCGGCAGGACTTCCTCGACGACTACGTGCAGGACGGCCGGGTCGTCCGCACCGACCAGGGCGGCGACACCGTCAGCGAGGGGCAGGCCTACGGTCTGCTCATCGCCTACGCGGACGACGACCGTGCGACCTTCGGCGACATCTGGTCGTGGACGAAGCGGCACCTGGTGACCGACGACGACCTGCTCGCGTGGCGGTGGACCCCGGAGGACGGGGTCGTCGACGGCCAGTCCGCGAGCGATGCCGACCTCGACGCCGCCCGGGCACTCGTGCTCGCCGGCGACCGGTGGGGCGACGAGCGGTACACCGCCGCGGGCAGGGCGATGGCGTCGGCGATCCTCGAGCACGAGACGGCGGAGACCGACCTCGGGACGATCCTGCTGCCGGGGCCGTGGGCGGACACCGAGCCGTACCGGTACGACGCGTCCTACGCGTCACCCGCCGCGTTCCGGGTCCTGGAGCGGGCGACCGGCGACCGCCGCTGGGCGGAGCTCACCGAGGGCTCTCGTGCGGTGACCGCCGCCGTGCTCGACGTCAGCGACCTGCCGAGCGACTGGTCCCAGGTGCACGCCGACGGCACGGTCGAACCGATGCCCGCGAACGGCGACCAGGGCAGCGTCGTCTACGGGTGGGACGCGATGCGGCTGCCGCTGCGCTACGCCGAGGCGTGCTCGGCCGAGGACCGCACGCTCGCCGGGTCGATCGCGCCGACCCTGCGCCGGAGCACCGAGCTCGCAGCCCAGCTCGACCTGGGCGGCACGGCCGTGACCGGGGACACCAGCGCGCTCGCCTACGCCGCACGGGCAGCGGCCGAGCACGCGGCCGGTTCGTCGGCGGCGGCGTCGGCCGACCTGCGGCGGATGGACCGGACCTCGGCGACCACCCCGACCTACTACGGCGACGCGTGGGCAGCGCTCGGCGCGACCATGCTCACGTCCGACGTCCTCGGTGGCTGCGCGTCCGACGCGGGAGGCGCCTCGTGACCGGGCGTCGGACCGCGACCGGACCGAGCCGGTGGTGGTCCGGCCGCCCCGGCGTGATCGTCGGTGGAGCGGTGGCGGCGGTCCTCGTCGGCGGCGGCATCGCCGGGGTGGCCGTCGCCACCACGGGGACCGACGCCGCGGGGACCCGGACGGCGGCGACCAGCAGCCCGTCCGCGAGGACGGACCCGGGTGCGGCGGCGAACGGCTCCGGGGCCGGCGACACGTCGGGCTTCCAGGACCCCGCTGCCCCGGCGGCACGCTCGACCGCCACGCCGGTGCGGGTGGAGATCCCGGCGATCGGTGTGTCCTCGGGCCTCGAGGACCTCGGCCGCGGTGCCGCTGGGGAGCTCGACCCGCCGGAGGACTGGGACAGCGCGGGCTGGTTCGCCGACGGCATCGTGCCGGGGCAGGTCGGGCCGGCCGTGATCGCCGGGCACGTCGACAGCCCGACGAGCGCAGCCGTCTTCTTCCGGCTCGACGAACTCGTGGCCGGGGACGAGATCCACGTGGCGATGTCCGACGGCACGACCCGCACCTTCACGGTCGACCGTTCGGAGCGCGCCGCGAAGTCGGCCTTCCCGACGAGTGACGTGTACGGCAGCGCACCGACCCCGCAGCTCCGGCTGATCACGTGCGACGGTACGTTCGACACCGCGACCGGGCACTACACGGACAATCTGATCGTGTTCGCAGACCTGACGTCGGGCTGACGCAGGGCGACCCGATACCCTTCGATGCGAACCGCGAGGAGCACCATGAGCACGTCCCTGGTCATCATCCCGACCTACGACGAGGCGGAGAACGTCCGCCCGATCGTCGCCCGCACCCTGGCCGCGACCGACGACAGCGTCCACGTGCTCGTCGTCGACGACAACTCCCCGGACGGTACCGGCGACATCGCGGACGAGATCGCGCGTGAGACCGACCGGGTCCACGTGATGCACCGGACGGTGAAGGACGGCCTCGGCGGCGCGTACCTCGCGGGGTTCGCCTGGGGCCTCGAGCACGGCTACGACAAGCTCGTCGAGATGGACGCGGACGGCTCGCACCACCCGGAGTACCTCCCGTGGATGCTCGAGCTCGCCGACTCGAACGACCTCGTGCTCGGCTCCCGCTGGATCAAGGGTGGCGAGGTCGAGAACTGGCCGTGGTACCGCGAACTGCTGTCCCGCGGCGGGAACCTCTACACGCGGATGGCGCTCGGCATCGCGGTGCGTGACGCGACCGGCGGCTTCCGGGTGTTCACGTCGAAGGCGTTCGAGCGGATCGACCTGGCCGGGGTCGCGTCGAAGGGGTACTGCTTCCAGGTCGACCTGTGCTGGCGTGCGCTCGAGGCCGGGTTGCGGGTCGTCGAGACGCCGATCACCTTCACCGAGCGCGAGTTCGGCGTCTCGAAGATGAGCGGCAACATCGTCCGTGAGAGCCTGACGCTCGTGACGAAGTGGGGCATCGACCGGCGGGTGCGCGAGGTGCGCTCGGTCGTGAAGGACCACCGCCGACTGCCCTCGGTGCGCAAGAACGCGCACGCGGTCGGAGACCAGTCCGCCTGACCCGCAACGGCCCGGGACCGGTGCCGGTGATGGCCCGGTACCGGTAGCGGTTCTGCCGCGCCGTGCCCGGCCGGTGTCGTGGCCACTCTGCTCCGCGCAAGCGACAGTCCCCCGTGGGGGTTCCACGGGGGACTGTCGCTCACGCAGATCGGTCAGGGGACGTCCGTCAGCGCAGGACCACCACGCCGCGCGACGCGAACCGGACCACACCGGCGTCGACGCTCGCCTCACCGAAGCGGTAGAGCTCCTCACCGGTCGCGTCCGGGACGGACACCTCGGCAGCGTCGTCGGCGAAGTTCACCACGACGTGCACCGGCGCCGCGTCGGGCCCGAGCAGACCGCGGGTCAGCACGAGCCAGCGGTCGTCGCCGTCGAAGCGGACGGCGTTCGCCTCGTAGCGGTGGTCGACGAAGGCCTGCTCGGTGCGGCGCAGCGCGACGAGCACGCGGTAGGCCCGGAGGATCCGTGCACCCCGCTCCGAGGTGACGTCGGCCCAGTCGAGCTTCGAGTTCGAGAACGTCGTCGGGTCCTGCGGGTCCGGGACGACCGATTCGTCCCAACCGTGCTCCGCGAACTCGGCGATCCGACCCTTCGCCGTGATCTCGCCCAGCGCCTTCTCCGGGTGGGAGGTGAAGAACTGCCACGGCGTGGTCGCGGCGAACTCCTCGCCCATGAACAGCATCGGCGTGAACGGGCCGAGCAGCGTCAGCGCCGCGGCGATGACGAGCGACTCGTCGTCGAGTGACGCCGCGAGCCGGTCGCCCGCGGCGCGGTTGCCGATCTGGTCGTGGTTCTGGTTCGCGACGACCAGCGCCGTCGCGGGCGACGTCCCGCGGTCGATCGGTCGACCGTGCCGCTTCCCGCGGAACGACGACCAGGTGCCGTCGTGGAAGAACCCGTGCTCCAGGACCTTCGCCAGCGCCGAGAGCGGTGCGAAGTCGGCGTAGTAGCCGTTCGTCTCGCCGGTGAGCGCCACGTGGACGGCGTGGTGGAAGTCGTCCGACCACTGTCCGGTCAGGCCGTACCCGGAGGCCTCCTGCGGACGGAACATGACCGGGTCGTTGAGGTCCGACTCGGCGATGAGCGAGAGCGGGCGCCCGACGAACTCCGAGTACGACTCGGTCTCGGAGGCCATGACCTGCAGCACGTGCGGGCGCGTGGTGTCCCGGATCGCGTGCACCGCGTCGAGCCGGAGTCCGTCGACGTGGTGGTCGCGGAACCACATCCGCACGTTGTCCAGCACGTACCGCCGGACCTCGGGGTGCTCGACGTTGACCGAGTCGCCCCAGGTGTTCCCGAGCCCCTGCAGCAGGTACGGACCGTACAGCGGCAGGTAGTTCCCGCTCGGGCCGAGGTGGTTGTAGACGACGTCCTGGATGACCCCGAGGCCCAGCGCGTGGGCGGTGTCGACGAAGCGGTCGTAGGCGTCGGGACCGCCGTAGGGGTGGTGCACGGCGAACCAGCCGACCCCGTCGTAGCCCCAGTTCCACTCGCCGTTGACGGCGTTGACGGGGAGCAGCTCGACGAACTCCACGCCGAGCTCGACGAGGTGGTCGAGCTTCGCGGCCGCAGCGTCGAGGGTGCCCTCGGGCGTGTAGGTGCCGATGTGCATCTCGTAGATCACACCGCCGCGGGCGGGACGGCCCGTCCAGGCCTCGTCGGTCCACGCGAAGCGCTCCGGGTCGACGACCTCGGACGTGCCGTGCACCCCGTCCGGCTGGTACCGGCTGCGGGGGTCCGGACGGACGTCCTCGTCGTCGTCGATGCGGAAGCCGTAGCGGGCACCGACCACGGGAGCGACCTCGTCGGTGCTCCACCAGTCGTCGTCACCGCGGGTCAGGGCGTACTCGACGTCGTCGACGACCAGGCGCACGCGCTCGGGGTTCGGCGCCCAGACGGCGTAGCGGGCGGGAACGGTCATGCGTGACCCTCCAGGATCTCGATCTCGGCCTGCTGGTCGGAGACGGCGGTGCCGTCCGACCCGGAGGCCGCGGGGGTGGTCGTCGACGTGGACGAGGAGGCAGCGGCCGCCCCGGCGTCGGCGAGGTCGGCGGGCACGAGGAGCGCAACCGGCAGGTCCGTGAGCAGCTCGGCGAGCGCGATGCCGCGGGACGCGGGGAACCGTCGACCGGTGAGCAGGTCGACCCGGTCGAGCGGCACCGGGTGCACCAGGGTGTCGCCCCAGCCCCCGACCCGCTCGAGTCCGACGGGCAGGCGTGTCGCGACGGTCACGGCACCGCCACGGTCGAACGCCAGGACGTGGTCGGCGGCGCTGCCCGTGGCCTCGAGCCCCAGGTAGCGGGTGAACAGCTCGGGGTGGTCGCGGCGCAGGCGCAGGGCCCGGCTGACGACGAGGGTCTTCACGGCACCGTCGAGTCCGACGGCCGGCAGCCGCTCGGGGCCGTCGTCCTCGGGGCCGTCGAGCCCGGCGAGCACGTGCCGGAGCTCGGCGTAGTCGACCGGTCGGCGGTTGTCGGGGTCGACGAGCGACCGGTCCCAGCCCTCGGTGCCCTGGTAGACGTCCGGCACGCCGGGCATCGTCAGCTGCACGAGCTTCTGGGCCAGCCCGTTCGACCACCCGGCAGCGTTGATGACCTGGTCGAGCTCGTCGAGCACGGCCACGACCTGCGGATCGTCGAACGACGCGTCGACGAGCGCGTGCATCTGCTCCTCGAACGCCTCGTCCGGCTCGGTCCACGTCGTGCTGTCGCCGGCCTCGCGCGACGCCTTCTCGGCGTAGGCGTGCAGGCGATCGCGGCTCGCAGGACGTGCACCGACGATGGCCTGCCACAACAGGTCCGCCATCACGGCGTCGTCGAGCGGGGCCAGGGATCGCAGCCGCGCGAGCGCGTCGGCCCACTCGGAGCCGAGCTCGGCGAGCACGCTGATGCGCGCACGGGTGTCCTCGCTGCGCTTCGTGTCGTGCGTGGTGAGCGTCGTCATGGTGTGCGGCCAGCTGCCCTGGCGGTCGCGCTGGGCCTGGTGGAAGTCCTCCACCGAGACGGCGAACAGGCTCGGGTCTGCGCCGACCTCGCTCAGGGTGGTCAGGCGCGACGTGCGGTAGAACGCGGTGTCCTCGACGCCCTTCGCCATCACCATGCCCGACGTCTGCTGCAGCCGGACGGCCGCGGCGTGACCGGGGTCGACGAGCGCCGGTGCGATGCGGTCGATCACGTCGTCGAGGTCCGGGCGGGCCTCGGCGGCGCGTTCGAGGGCGTCGATGAGGTGGTGGACGCCCTCGGGCAGGTACGTCCGGTAGACCTCGAAGGACGCGACGATCTCGGCGACGGCGTCGACGACGCGGTCCTCGGGCACGTCGGGTGCCACGGGGGCGAGGAGCCGTGCGAGCCGGCGGACCTCGCTGCCGAGGATGCCGTCGGCGATCCCGCGCCGGGTGTCGTGCGTGAGCTGCTGCCAGTCGGCGGGCTCGGCACCGGACGCGGCGGTGAGCGCCGGTTCACCCGCGGGGTCGACGAAGACACGGTCGACCACGGCGAGGGCGTCGTAGCCGGTGGTGCCGTCGACCGGCCACGACGACGGGAGCTGCTCGCCGGGCTCGAGGATCTTCTCGACGAGCGTGTACGCGCCGCCGGTGAGGTCGTGCAGGTCCTGCAGGTACCCGGCGGGGTCGTACAGGCCGTCCGGGTGGTCGATGCGCAGGCCGTCCACGAGCCCGTCGCGGAACCAGCCGCCGATCGTCGCGTGGGACGAGGCGAACACTTCGGGCTCCTCGACGCGGATCGCCGCGAGGGTGTTGACCGCGAAGAAGCGACGGTAGTTGAGGTCGTGGTCCGCGCGCTTCCAGTGCACGAACTCGTAGTGCTGACGGGCGTGCACGGCTGCGACGTCGTCACCGTCCTGCACGGTCCCCTCGGCCGCCGGGTAGGCGGTCTCGCCGACGTACAGCCGGCCGTCCCGCAGCTCGACCGCGTCGAGCAGCCGGTCGTCGAGCACCGGGATCCGGATGCGCCCGTCCCCGGCCTGCCAGTCCACGTCGAAGGCCCACGCGACGGGGGAGCCCTGTCCGGACTCGAGCAGGGACCACCACCACGGGTTCGCCTCGGGAGTGGCGACGCCGACGTGGTTCGGCACGATGTCGACGAGGACGCCCAGCCCGGCGGCGTGCGCGGCCTCGGCGAGGGCTCGGAGCGCGGCGTCGCCGCCGCGCTCGGTGTCGACGTGCGAGTGGTCGACGACGTCGTAGCCGTGCTGCGACCCGGGCTCGGCCTGCAGCACGGGGGAGAGGTAGACCCAGTCGGCACCGAGGGTGCGGATGTGGTCGACCACGCCCCGGGCGGCGTCGAGGTCGAAGTCTGCGGTGACCTGCAGCCGGTAGGTGGACGTGGGGACGCGGCGAGCGCTCACGCGGTGGCTCCTGTGGGATCGGGTTCGGGTTCGGTGTCAGGGGAGTCGGGGTCGGCGTCGGTCTCGTTGACCGGGTCCGTTGCGGACGTGCCCTCGGCCGACGCCGTCAGCTGTTCCGCCCCGGACGGAGCAGCGTCGGACGGTTCCGCGCCGGACGGTGCAGCGTCGGACGGTGCAGCGTCGGACGGTTCCGCCCCGGACGGTTCCGGGTCGGTGGCGGACGCCGCCGTGGACGCCGCGGGGTTGGTCGGGGTGGACTGCCGCCCGCCCTCGACCGACTCCACCTGCGTGGTGGTGACCTCGTGGTCGGGCTCGGCACGGAGCACGATCATCGAGCGCGCCGGCACGTCGAGCGGGGTCCCGGCGTCGAGGACCGTCTCGCGGGCGCCGGGTTCGGCCGTGTCGATCCGGACGGTCCACCCGGGCGAGTACTCCTCGGGCGGCAGGGTGAAGGTCACGACGTCGTCGTGTGCGTTGTAGTACGTCAGGAACGCCACGTCGGTCACACGCTCGCCCCAGCGGTCGCGGCCGCGGATGCCCTCGCCGTTCAGGTACATGCCGACGCTCTTGCCGAAGCCGGAGTCCCAGTCCTCGGGGTCCATCGCGTCGCCGGACGGGGTCAGCCACACGACGTCGGGCAGTGGCTCGCCCTCGCCCCGGCGCACCGGACGACCGTTGAAGTACCGGGTGCGGCGGAAGGTCGGGTGGTCGTGCCGGAGCTTCACGACGTCGGCGGTGAACTGCACGAGTTCGTCGTCGGCGTGCTCCCAGTCGATCCAGCTGATCGCGGAGTCCTGCGCGTACACGTTGTTGTTGCCGTGCTGGGTGCGGCCGAGCTCGTCGCCGTGGGCGATCATCGGCACGCCCTGGCTGAGCAGCAGGGTGGCGAGGAAGTTCCGCCGGCGCTGCAGTCGGAGCGCGGCGACCTCCGGGTCGTCCGTCGGCCCCTCGACGCCCGAGTTCCACGACCGGTTGTGGCTCTCGCCGTCGTTGTTGTCCTCGCCGTTGGCGTCGTTGTGCTTCTCGTTGTACGCGACCAGGTCGTACAGCGTGAAGCCGTCGTGGGCGGTGATGAAGTTGATGCTCGCCTTGGGCGTCCGGCCGTCGTGCTCGTACAGGTCGGCCGACCCGGAGATGCGCGAGGCGAACTCGCCGAGCGTCGAGGGCTCGCCCCGCCAGAAGTCACGCACGGTGTCGCGGTACTTGCCGTTCCACTCGGACCACTGCGGCGGGAAGTTGCCGACCTGGTACCCGCCGGGCCCGACGTCCCACGGCTCGGCGATGAGCTTGACCTGGGACACGATCGGGTCCTGCTGGACCAGTTCGAAGAAGGCCGCGAGCCGGTCGACCTCGTAGAACTCGCGGGCCAGGGCCGCGGCGAGGTCGAAGCGGAACCCGTCGACGTGCATCTCGGTGACCCAGTACCGCAGCGAGTCCATGATGAGCTGCAGCGAGTGCGGGTGCCCGACGTTGAGCGAGTTCCCGGTGCCCGTGGTGTCCATGTAGTACCGCTTGTCGTCCTCGACCAGGCGGTAGTACGCCGCGTTGTCGATGCCGCGGAAGGACAGCGTCGGCCCGAGGTGGTTGCCCTCTGCCGTGTGGTTGTAGACGACGTCGAGGACGACCTCGATGCCGGCACGGTGGAGCTCGCGCACCATCGCCTTGAACTCCTGCACCTGCTGCCCGCGGTCGCCGGACGACGAGTAGTGCGAGTGCGGCGCGAAGAAGCCGATCGTGTTGTAGCCCCAGTAGTTCGACAGCCCCTTCTCCTGCAGCGTGGAGTCGTTGACGAACTGGTGCACCGGCATGAGCTCGAGCGTCGTGATCCCCAGGCGCTTGAGGTGCTCGATGACCGCCGGGTGCGCGACACCGGCGTAGGTGCCCCGTTGCTCCTCGGGCACGTCGGGGTGCGTCTCGGTGAGGCCCTTGACGTGCGCCTCGTAGATCACCGTCTCGCCGTAAGGGACCCGGGGAGCCCGGTCACCCTGCCAGTCGAAGAACGGGTTGATGACGACGCCCTTCATCATGTGGGACGCCGAGTCCTGGTCGTCGGTCGAGTCCGGGTCGCCGAACGTGTACGAGAACAGCGCCTGGTCCCAGTCGATGTCCCCGCTGGTCGCCTTGGCGTACGGGTCGAGGAGCAGCTTGTGCGGGTTGCCGCGCAGTCCGTTCGCCGGGTCGTACGGGGCGTGCACGCGGAAGCCGTACTCCTGCCCCGGGGCGACGTTCGGCAGGTAGGCGTGCCAGACGTGTGCGTCCACCTCGACCAGGTCGACGCACTCCTCGTTCCCCGCGTCGTCGAAGAGGCACAGTTCCACGCGGTCGGCGACCTCGCTGAACAGGGCGAAGTTCGTGCCGCTGCCGTCGTAGGTCGCCCCGAGGGGGTACGGGTTGCCGGGCCAGGTGTGCAAACAGTCCTCCAGGTGTGGGTTCCGCCACGGTATCGGCGCGGGCCGTCCGCGTCCGCAGACAAGCCCCAGGGGTGGACGGCCGCAGGTGCTCGCCGGCCTGTGGAGGAACCGCCGAGTAGCCTCGCGCGCATGGCCAACATCGTGAGTCAGATCGCAGACAAGGTGCGCCCCGTGGGCGTCTCGACC
The sequence above is drawn from the Curtobacterium sp. MR_MD2014 genome and encodes:
- a CDS encoding DUF4397 domain-containing protein → MHARTSASTTTRRATRRPVVVAGIAAAVVAATVGLAAPQTASAATGSDEGWLRVGHLSPDTKGVDVELTSLSGGKTVFELDDVTYGQVSPYQELPVGTYVLSMRAADAPDSTPVISTDVQVQQGDANTVVAYGKNDDLQTKAFTDDLQQPGDGKAKLRLVQAATTAKEVDVSTTDGTAIAEDASFGTATRYATVGAGKWSLDVSGSGQRGTAEVDLAGNTVSTLFVLDDSKGDLTVVPVTDAAATATTPSGGVQTGGGGAAADRPVTEFTHAIVAAFRSLFH
- the treY gene encoding malto-oligosyltrehalose synthase translates to MSARRVPTSTYRLQVTADFDLDAARGVVDHIRTLGADWVYLSPVLQAEPGSQHGYDVVDHSHVDTERGGDAALRALAEAAHAAGLGVLVDIVPNHVGVATPEANPWWWSLLESGQGSPVAWAFDVDWQAGDGRIRIPVLDDRLLDAVELRDGRLYVGETAYPAAEGTVQDGDDVAAVHARQHYEFVHWKRADHDLNYRRFFAVNTLAAIRVEEPEVFASSHATIGGWFRDGLVDGLRIDHPDGLYDPAGYLQDLHDLTGGAYTLVEKILEPGEQLPSSWPVDGTTGYDALAVVDRVFVDPAGEPALTAASGAEPADWQQLTHDTRRGIADGILGSEVRRLARLLAPVAPDVPEDRVVDAVAEIVASFEVYRTYLPEGVHHLIDALERAAEARPDLDDVIDRIAPALVDPGHAAAVRLQQTSGMVMAKGVEDTAFYRTSRLTTLSEVGADPSLFAVSVEDFHQAQRDRQGSWPHTMTTLTTHDTKRSEDTRARISVLAELGSEWADALARLRSLAPLDDAVMADLLWQAIVGARPASRDRLHAYAEKASREAGDSTTWTEPDEAFEEQMHALVDASFDDPQVVAVLDELDQVINAAGWSNGLAQKLVQLTMPGVPDVYQGTEGWDRSLVDPDNRRPVDYAELRHVLAGLDGPEDDGPERLPAVGLDGAVKTLVVSRALRLRRDHPELFTRYLGLEATGSAADHVLAFDRGGAVTVATRLPVGLERVGGWGDTLVHPVPLDRVDLLTGRRFPASRGIALAELLTDLPVALLVPADLADAGAAAASSSTSTTTPAASGSDGTAVSDQQAEIEILEGHA
- a CDS encoding class F sortase; translation: MTGRRTATGPSRWWSGRPGVIVGGAVAAVLVGGGIAGVAVATTGTDAAGTRTAATSSPSARTDPGAAANGSGAGDTSGFQDPAAPAARSTATPVRVEIPAIGVSSGLEDLGRGAAGELDPPEDWDSAGWFADGIVPGQVGPAVIAGHVDSPTSAAVFFRLDELVAGDEIHVAMSDGTTRTFTVDRSERAAKSAFPTSDVYGSAPTPQLRLITCDGTFDTATGHYTDNLIVFADLTSG
- a CDS encoding glycosyl hydrolase family 8, yielding MTRRTWIPITAAAAVVVAVGVALVAVRPWSDAVPQAGATSSVTSSPAPDVDRSAAELRQDFLDDYVQDGRVVRTDQGGDTVSEGQAYGLLIAYADDDRATFGDIWSWTKRHLVTDDDLLAWRWTPEDGVVDGQSASDADLDAARALVLAGDRWGDERYTAAGRAMASAILEHETAETDLGTILLPGPWADTEPYRYDASYASPAAFRVLERATGDRRWAELTEGSRAVTAAVLDVSDLPSDWSQVHADGTVEPMPANGDQGSVVYGWDAMRLPLRYAEACSAEDRTLAGSIAPTLRRSTELAAQLDLGGTAVTGDTSALAYAARAAAEHAAGSSAAASADLRRMDRTSATTPTYYGDAWAALGATMLTSDVLGGCASDAGGAS
- the glgX gene encoding glycogen debranching protein GlgX — its product is MHTWPGNPYPLGATYDGSGTNFALFSEVADRVELCLFDDAGNEECVDLVEVDAHVWHAYLPNVAPGQEYGFRVHAPYDPANGLRGNPHKLLLDPYAKATSGDIDWDQALFSYTFGDPDSTDDQDSASHMMKGVVINPFFDWQGDRAPRVPYGETVIYEAHVKGLTETHPDVPEEQRGTYAGVAHPAVIEHLKRLGITTLELMPVHQFVNDSTLQEKGLSNYWGYNTIGFFAPHSHYSSSGDRGQQVQEFKAMVRELHRAGIEVVLDVVYNHTAEGNHLGPTLSFRGIDNAAYYRLVEDDKRYYMDTTGTGNSLNVGHPHSLQLIMDSLRYWVTEMHVDGFRFDLAAALAREFYEVDRLAAFFELVQQDPIVSQVKLIAEPWDVGPGGYQVGNFPPQWSEWNGKYRDTVRDFWRGEPSTLGEFASRISGSADLYEHDGRTPKASINFITAHDGFTLYDLVAYNEKHNDANGEDNNDGESHNRSWNSGVEGPTDDPEVAALRLQRRRNFLATLLLSQGVPMIAHGDELGRTQHGNNNVYAQDSAISWIDWEHADDELVQFTADVVKLRHDHPTFRRTRYFNGRPVRRGEGEPLPDVVWLTPSGDAMDPEDWDSGFGKSVGMYLNGEGIRGRDRWGERVTDVAFLTYYNAHDDVVTFTLPPEEYSPGWTVRIDTAEPGARETVLDAGTPLDVPARSMIVLRAEPDHEVTTTQVESVEGGRQSTPTNPAASTAASATDPEPSGAEPSDAAPSDAAPSGAEPSDAAPSGAEQLTASAEGTSATDPVNETDADPDSPDTEPEPDPTGATA
- a CDS encoding polyprenol monophosphomannose synthase, coding for MSTSLVIIPTYDEAENVRPIVARTLAATDDSVHVLVVDDNSPDGTGDIADEIARETDRVHVMHRTVKDGLGGAYLAGFAWGLEHGYDKLVEMDADGSHHPEYLPWMLELADSNDLVLGSRWIKGGEVENWPWYRELLSRGGNLYTRMALGIAVRDATGGFRVFTSKAFERIDLAGVASKGYCFQVDLCWRALEAGLRVVETPITFTEREFGVSKMSGNIVRESLTLVTKWGIDRRVREVRSVVKDHRRLPSVRKNAHAVGDQSA
- the treZ gene encoding malto-oligosyltrehalose trehalohydrolase; the encoded protein is MTVPARYAVWAPNPERVRLVVDDVEYALTRGDDDWWSTDEVAPVVGARYGFRIDDDEDVRPDPRSRYQPDGVHGTSEVVDPERFAWTDEAWTGRPARGGVIYEMHIGTYTPEGTLDAAAAKLDHLVELGVEFVELLPVNAVNGEWNWGYDGVGWFAVHHPYGGPDAYDRFVDTAHALGLGVIQDVVYNHLGPSGNYLPLYGPYLLQGLGNTWGDSVNVEHPEVRRYVLDNVRMWFRDHHVDGLRLDAVHAIRDTTRPHVLQVMASETESYSEFVGRPLSLIAESDLNDPVMFRPQEASGYGLTGQWSDDFHHAVHVALTGETNGYYADFAPLSALAKVLEHGFFHDGTWSSFRGKRHGRPIDRGTSPATALVVANQNHDQIGNRAAGDRLAASLDDESLVIAAALTLLGPFTPMLFMGEEFAATTPWQFFTSHPEKALGEITAKGRIAEFAEHGWDESVVPDPQDPTTFSNSKLDWADVTSERGARILRAYRVLVALRRTEQAFVDHRYEANAVRFDGDDRWLVLTRGLLGPDAAPVHVVVNFADDAAEVSVPDATGEELYRFGEASVDAGVVRFASRGVVVLR